The following proteins are encoded in a genomic region of Drosophila miranda strain MSH22 chromosome 4, D.miranda_PacBio2.1, whole genome shotgun sequence:
- the LOC108162658 gene encoding uncharacterized protein LOC108162658 has product MELFELGTADEQLDISSFPLAQAQDDGGDEANEYDNLARAAGGGGGYMEEADHLLSYHSSSSAADVEVDMDVDNDAVSLLMPELDSATDLDCGNFVDYDEFNLCLNNILSEEDDDSGGGGGGVGGGGVVGGNGNGGGIASKHQQWRDASDVLNIVQLNNDLGLSFQEFVSETTADEQRSVSSSSPQLA; this is encoded by the coding sequence ATGGAGCTGTTCGAGCTGGGAACCGCCGATGAGCAGCTTGACATCAGCAGCTTCCCTTTAGCCCAGGCGCAAGACGATGGTGGCGATGAAGCCAATGAGTATGATAATTTGGCGAGAGCAgccggcggcggcggcggctacATGGAAGAGGCTGATCACTTACTGTCCtaccacagcagcagcagtgccgCGGATGTGGAGGTCGACATGGACGTGGATAACGATGCAGTTAGTTTGCTGATGCCAGAGCTCGACAGTGCCACGGATCTCGATTGTGGCAACTTTGTCGATTACGATGAGTTCAATCTGTGTCTGAACAACATACTCAGCGAGGAGGATGATGACagcggcggtggtggtggtggcgtcggcggcggcggtgttgTCggtggcaatggcaatggtgGCGGCATAGCCAGCAAGCATCAGCAATGGCGCGATGCCAGCGATGTGCTCAATATTGTGCAACTCAATAACGATCTGGGCCTGAGTTTCCAGGAGTTTGTCAGCGAAACGACGGCCGATGAGCAGCGGTCCGTCAGTAGCAGTTCGCCGCAACTGGCATAG
- the LOC108164309 gene encoding carbohydrate sulfotransferase 11 produces MIIRLRYGRRLQTYLKIGACVLVGVCYFAFLFRESLNAYEHRERATAAELEADAAEPSKQQLKLKRQQMQRQRLLAQLQAAQAGTTGSNATGSSATAVAAPLPPASTLNPVYEYSEELHSSTERELQRRREHLAAVCERYKLQEKYPPNPWEFFVSPGHNNLVWCNVFKAASSTWMYYFNVLAGYDVKYLQRTETQPLELARKRFPRPELAELMELLPSALSFLFVRDPFERILSAYRNKLEGNRNTFYKALGTKIVHRFRNHSQGGPWPRCGPTFEEFVRFLIAEHTAGKRFDEHWAPIYSFCTPCSVNFTIIGKTETFQRDSEFIIRQAGLETLLLGLGKLPQRKQRRIGNQARSGIKSEAVVERYFADIDRSTLDQLLKIYRIDFELFDYDYRKYYDMVHPWSLEQSTAGTAAAAAAPATTTAAPAVAAAGASGSTQGSAAA; encoded by the exons ATGATCATTCGCCTACGCTATGGGAGACGTCTGCAGACCTATCTGAAGATAGGTGCCTGTGTCCTGGTGGGCGTCTGCTACTTTGCCTTCCTCTTCCGCGAGTCCCTCAATGCCTACGAGCACCGGGAGCGTGCCACGGCCGCCGAACTGGAGGCGGACGCAGCGGAGCCCTCCAAGCAGCAGCTCAAGCTCAAGCGCCAGCAGATGCAGCGCCAACGACTGCTGGCGCAGCTGCAGGCGGCCCAGGCAGGCACCACTGGATCGAATGCCACTGGGAGCTCGGCTACCGCCGTTGCAGCTCCACTGCCACCGGCCAGCACCCTGAATCCCGTCTACGAGTACTCCGAGGAGCTGCACAGCAGCACCGAGCGGGAGCTGCAGAGGAGGCGCGAACACCTGGCCGCCGTCTGCGAGCGCTACAAGCTGCAGGAAAAGTACCCACCGAATCCCTGGGAGTTCTTTGTATCGCCGGGCCACAACAATCTCGTCTG GTGCAATGTCTTCAAGGCGGCCAGCAGTACGTGGATGTATTACTTCAACGTATTAG CTGGCTACGATGTGAAGTATCTGCAGAGGACAGAGACTCAGCCACTGGAGCTGGCGCGGAAGCGTTTCCCCCGACCGGAGCTGGCCGAGCTGATGGAACTATTGCCCAGTGCACTGTCCTTCCTGTTTGTGCGCGATCCCTTCGAAAGGATACTGAGCGCGTACCGCAACAAGCTGGAGGGCAATCGGAATACCTTTTACAAGGCCTTGGGCACGAAGATTGTCCACCGTTTCCGAAATCACAGCCAGGGCGGGCCCTGGCCCCGCTGCGGACCCACCTTCGAGGAGTTTGTGCGCTTCCTCATCGCCGAGCACACGGCGGGCAAGCGTTTCGACGAGCACTGGGCGCCCATCTACAGCTTCTGTACACCGTGCAGCGTCAACTTCACCATCATTGGGAAGACGGAGACGTTCCAGCGCGACTCGGAGTTCATCATACGGCAGGCGGGCCTGGAGACGCTGCTCCTGGGCCTGGGAAAGTTGCCGCAGCGAAAGCAGCGCAGGATCGGCAACCAGGCGCGCAGCGGCATCAAGTCGGAGGCCGTGGTCGAGCGCTACTTTGCCGATATCGATCGCTCAACGTTGGACCAATTGCTCAAGATATATCGCATCGATTTCGAGCTTTTTGACTACGACTACCGCAAGTACTACGACATGGTGCATCCCTGGAGCCTGGAGCAGAGCACAGCCGGCacggctgcagctgcagcggctCCCGCCACGACCACGGCTGCGCCGGCGGTGGCGGCTGCAGGGGCCTCTGGCTCCACTCAGGGCTCAGCGGCGGCGTAG
- the LOC108163589 gene encoding myb-like protein I isoform X1, whose product MSIVCTLEQKVNFFKAAATTKNLLILKNSNNLDTPYKQNNTTNSHKDSQQFARTQQLNSQQQQHLHQKLVQLQHYSQHKLSGSSGDYPYAPHHHHPLALAAGGAHLTPLRDPGKQLYKDAAMPEVLSGTPTNSHNKAISSSISMMNNVRMTNISPTLSMNGSSNEATNLHPLSMYGGSISPQSNDSGMSDSLGKFSQGNGYGDNMMGKNSPNGNGPQSAMTAAQKELFSQRKQREFTPDNKKDESYWDRRRRNNEAAKRSREKRRYNDMVLEQRVIELTKENHVLKAQLDAIRDKFNISGENLVSVEKILASLPTSEQVLSNTKRAKMSGGGSSSSSSPNDDGGSSPSGHSHSGYNGQNAPLTPLIYGPNGNGRQSSVEPPVKSVHHVQHAPPPPPPSHLQTLVVPQPQHQPQHLYQPQQPQQQQQQQQQQQQEPTPSADCSSPPIDSLNRPPTNTIASLQVQLQQALNRNVRPEDLDSLRKAVAVGALYNAAAVGAQGPPPPGASLYVPAPGPYVAAINKEHLEAAAWSHSVEGAVSSSAVDAVSSSSVAVSAAASVLNLSRRACSPSYEHMLSSTTSSTSSPASSALSSGSSGAGSGDDDQELEPHVHGTHLAPLQLQRNSPPHGVGNSDANNCLPLKLRHKSHLGDKDAAATALLSLQHIKQEPNCSRASPPAWNDAGDNSSDERDSGISIASAEWTAQFQRKLLVPKEGAAGAVVSTAERDQMLKTQLERLESEVASIKSMMTLAE is encoded by the exons ATGTCGATTGTGTGCACGCTGGAGCAAAAAGTGAACTTTTTCAAAGCGGCTGCAACAACCAAGAATCTGCTGATTCTGAAGAACAGCAACAATTTGGATACCCCCTACAAGCAGAATAATACCACGAACAGCCACAAGGATTCCCAGCAAT TTGCACGCACACAGCAACTCAATtcgcaacagcaacagcatctgCACCAGAAACTAGTGCAGTTGCAACACTATAGCCAGCACAAGCTGAGTGGCAGCAGCGGGGACTACCCGTACGCCCCACACCACCACCATCCCCTAGCTCTAGCAGCGGGCGGAGCACACCTGACGCCCCTGAGGGATCCAGGAAAGCAGCTCTACAAGGACGCTGCAATGCCCGAAGTGCTCAGCGGCACCCCCACCAATAGCCACAACAAAGCCATCTCCAGCTCGATCTCCATGATGAACAACGTCCGCATGACGAACATCTCCCCGACGCTGTCGATGAACGGCAGCTCCAACGAGGCCACAAATT TGCATCCCCTGTCCATGTACGGAGGATCCATCAGTCCACAGTCCAATGACAGCGGCATGTCCGACAGTCTAGGCAAATTTTCCCAAGGCAACGGCTACGGCGACAACATGATGGGCAAGAACTCACCGAACGGCAACGGGCCGCAGTCGGCCATGACGGCCGCCCAGAAAGAGCTCTTCTCGCAGCGCAAGCAGCGGGAATTCACGCCGGACAACAAAAAAGACGAGAGCTACTGGGACCGCAGGCGGCGCAACAACGAGGCGGCCAAACGGAGCCGGGAGAAGCGTCGCTACAATGACATGGTGCTCGAGCAGCGCGTCATCGAGCTGACCAAGGAGAACCACGTGCTGAAGGCCCAGCTGGATGCCATACGCGACAAATTCAACATCTCTGGCGAGAATCTGGTGAGCGTGGAGAAGATCCTCGCCTCGCTGCCCACCAGCGAGCAGGTCCTGAGCAACACAAAGCGCGCCAAGATGAGCGGCGGCGGCTCCTCGTCCTCTTCGTCGCCAAACGATGACGGTGGCTCCTCGCCCAGCGGACACTCCCACAGTGGCTACAACGGACAAAATGCTCCACTGACACCTCTCATATACGGCCCCAATGGCAATGGCCGTCAGTCCTCTGTAGAGCCGCCTGTCAAGAGCGTCCATCATGTTCAGCATGCGCctccaccaccgccgccatcACACCTGCAGACGCTGGTCGTGCCCCAACCCCAACACCAGCCCCAGCATCTCTACCAgccacagcagccgcagcagcagcagcagcagcaacagcaacaacagcaggagCCCACACCCAGTGCCGACTGCAGCTCACCGCCCATCGACTCGCTCAACCGCCCGCCCACCAACACAATCGCCAGCCTGCAAGTGCAGCTCCAGCAGGCGCTCAATCGCAATGTGCGGCCCGAGGATCTGGACAGTCTCCGCAAGGCGGTGGCTGTCGGAGCCCTCTATAATGCCGCTGCCGTGGGAGCACAGGGTCCTCCCCCACCCGGTGCTTCGCTGTATGTGCCCGCACCGGGTCCGTATGTGGCCGCCATTAACAAGGAGCACCTGGAAGCCGCCGCGTGGAGCCACAGCGTGGAGGGAGccgtcagcagcagcgccgtAGATGCGGTCAGCAGCTCCTCTGTTGCCGTTTCAGCCGCAGCCAGCGTGCTGAACCTGTCGCGACGAGCCTGCTCTCCCAGCTACGAGCACATGCTCTCCTCCACCACATCCTCAACATCTTCCCCCGCCTCTTCAGCCCTCTCGTCCGGCTCTTCGGGTGCCGGCTCCGGCGACGACGATCAGGAGCTCGAGCCGCACGTCCATGGCACCCATCTGGCACCCCTGCAGCTGCAGCGCAACAGTCCGCCCCATGGCGTTGGCAACAGCGATGCCAACAACTGTCTGCCCCTCAAGCTGCgccacaaatctcacttggGCGACAAGGATGCGGCGGCCACAGCTCTGCTCTCCCTGCAGCACATCAAGCAAGAGCCCAACTGCAGCCGAGCCTCGCCGCCAGCCTGGAACGATGCTGGCGACAACTCCAGCGACGAACGCGACTCTGGAATCTCCATCGCCAGTGCGGAGTGGACGGCGCAATTCCAGCGCAAGCTGCTGGTCCCCAAGGAGGGGGCCGCCGGCGCTGTCGTATCGACGGCCGAACGCGATCAAATGCTGAAGACGCAGCTGGAGCGCCTCGAGTCTGAGGTGGCCAGCATCAAGAGCATGATGACACTCGCAGAGTAG
- the LOC108163589 gene encoding myb-like protein I isoform X2: protein MPEVLSGTPTNSHNKAISSSISMMNNVRMTNISPTLSMNGSSNEATNLHPLSMYGGSISPQSNDSGMSDSLGKFSQGNGYGDNMMGKNSPNGNGPQSAMTAAQKELFSQRKQREFTPDNKKDESYWDRRRRNNEAAKRSREKRRYNDMVLEQRVIELTKENHVLKAQLDAIRDKFNISGENLVSVEKILASLPTSEQVLSNTKRAKMSGGGSSSSSSPNDDGGSSPSGHSHSGYNGQNAPLTPLIYGPNGNGRQSSVEPPVKSVHHVQHAPPPPPPSHLQTLVVPQPQHQPQHLYQPQQPQQQQQQQQQQQQEPTPSADCSSPPIDSLNRPPTNTIASLQVQLQQALNRNVRPEDLDSLRKAVAVGALYNAAAVGAQGPPPPGASLYVPAPGPYVAAINKEHLEAAAWSHSVEGAVSSSAVDAVSSSSVAVSAAASVLNLSRRACSPSYEHMLSSTTSSTSSPASSALSSGSSGAGSGDDDQELEPHVHGTHLAPLQLQRNSPPHGVGNSDANNCLPLKLRHKSHLGDKDAAATALLSLQHIKQEPNCSRASPPAWNDAGDNSSDERDSGISIASAEWTAQFQRKLLVPKEGAAGAVVSTAERDQMLKTQLERLESEVASIKSMMTLAE from the exons ATGCCCGAAGTGCTCAGCGGCACCCCCACCAATAGCCACAACAAAGCCATCTCCAGCTCGATCTCCATGATGAACAACGTCCGCATGACGAACATCTCCCCGACGCTGTCGATGAACGGCAGCTCCAACGAGGCCACAAATT TGCATCCCCTGTCCATGTACGGAGGATCCATCAGTCCACAGTCCAATGACAGCGGCATGTCCGACAGTCTAGGCAAATTTTCCCAAGGCAACGGCTACGGCGACAACATGATGGGCAAGAACTCACCGAACGGCAACGGGCCGCAGTCGGCCATGACGGCCGCCCAGAAAGAGCTCTTCTCGCAGCGCAAGCAGCGGGAATTCACGCCGGACAACAAAAAAGACGAGAGCTACTGGGACCGCAGGCGGCGCAACAACGAGGCGGCCAAACGGAGCCGGGAGAAGCGTCGCTACAATGACATGGTGCTCGAGCAGCGCGTCATCGAGCTGACCAAGGAGAACCACGTGCTGAAGGCCCAGCTGGATGCCATACGCGACAAATTCAACATCTCTGGCGAGAATCTGGTGAGCGTGGAGAAGATCCTCGCCTCGCTGCCCACCAGCGAGCAGGTCCTGAGCAACACAAAGCGCGCCAAGATGAGCGGCGGCGGCTCCTCGTCCTCTTCGTCGCCAAACGATGACGGTGGCTCCTCGCCCAGCGGACACTCCCACAGTGGCTACAACGGACAAAATGCTCCACTGACACCTCTCATATACGGCCCCAATGGCAATGGCCGTCAGTCCTCTGTAGAGCCGCCTGTCAAGAGCGTCCATCATGTTCAGCATGCGCctccaccaccgccgccatcACACCTGCAGACGCTGGTCGTGCCCCAACCCCAACACCAGCCCCAGCATCTCTACCAgccacagcagccgcagcagcagcagcagcagcaacagcaacaacagcaggagCCCACACCCAGTGCCGACTGCAGCTCACCGCCCATCGACTCGCTCAACCGCCCGCCCACCAACACAATCGCCAGCCTGCAAGTGCAGCTCCAGCAGGCGCTCAATCGCAATGTGCGGCCCGAGGATCTGGACAGTCTCCGCAAGGCGGTGGCTGTCGGAGCCCTCTATAATGCCGCTGCCGTGGGAGCACAGGGTCCTCCCCCACCCGGTGCTTCGCTGTATGTGCCCGCACCGGGTCCGTATGTGGCCGCCATTAACAAGGAGCACCTGGAAGCCGCCGCGTGGAGCCACAGCGTGGAGGGAGccgtcagcagcagcgccgtAGATGCGGTCAGCAGCTCCTCTGTTGCCGTTTCAGCCGCAGCCAGCGTGCTGAACCTGTCGCGACGAGCCTGCTCTCCCAGCTACGAGCACATGCTCTCCTCCACCACATCCTCAACATCTTCCCCCGCCTCTTCAGCCCTCTCGTCCGGCTCTTCGGGTGCCGGCTCCGGCGACGACGATCAGGAGCTCGAGCCGCACGTCCATGGCACCCATCTGGCACCCCTGCAGCTGCAGCGCAACAGTCCGCCCCATGGCGTTGGCAACAGCGATGCCAACAACTGTCTGCCCCTCAAGCTGCgccacaaatctcacttggGCGACAAGGATGCGGCGGCCACAGCTCTGCTCTCCCTGCAGCACATCAAGCAAGAGCCCAACTGCAGCCGAGCCTCGCCGCCAGCCTGGAACGATGCTGGCGACAACTCCAGCGACGAACGCGACTCTGGAATCTCCATCGCCAGTGCGGAGTGGACGGCGCAATTCCAGCGCAAGCTGCTGGTCCCCAAGGAGGGGGCCGCCGGCGCTGTCGTATCGACGGCCGAACGCGATCAAATGCTGAAGACGCAGCTGGAGCGCCTCGAGTCTGAGGTGGCCAGCATCAAGAGCATGATGACACTCGCAGAGTAG